One window of the Bradyrhizobium sp. NP1 genome contains the following:
- the mutS gene encoding DNA mismatch repair protein MutS: MTVQQPLPVPATPSAEPAQTADTPARVTPMMEQYLEIKAAHPGLLLFYRMGDFYELFFEDAESASKALGIMLTKRGKHQGADIPMCGVPVERADDYLHRLIEKGFRVAVCEQMEDPAAARARGNKSVVRRDVVRLVTPGTLTEDTLLDARTNNYLLAVARARASGGADRFGLAWIDISTSEFMVTECASGELAATLARINPNEVIVTDALYSDSELGPLWRELSAVTPLTRDVFDSSTAERRLCDYFAIATTDGLAAMSRLEATAAAAAVTYIDRTQVGKRPPLSPPSREAVGTTMAIDPATRANLELTRTLAGERRGSLLDAIDCTVTPAGSRLLAQRLAAPLTDAAQIARRLDAVATFVSDSAAREDIRSILRGAPDMSRALARLSVGRGGPRDLAGIRDGILAADQALARLAELDQPPQEIADVIEALARPSRELAAEFASALAEQLPLIKRDGGFVREGYEPALDEARNLRDASRLVVAAMQARYADDTGIKGLKIRHNNVLGYFVEVTAQHGDKLMTPPLNATFIHRQTLAGQVRFTTSELGETEAKIANAGERALNLELQIFDRLAAKALAASDDLRDAAHAFARLDVATALAKLAIDDNYVRPEVDASLGFAIEAGRHPVVEQALKRDGAPFIANTCDLSPAPGQHSGQIWLVTGPNMAGKSTFLRQNALIALMAQIGSFVPATRARIGIVDRLFSRVGAADDLARGRSTFMVEMVETAAILNQASERSLVILDEIGRGTATFDGLSIAWAAIEHLHETNRCRTLFATHYHELTALSAKLPRLFNATVRVKEWQGDVVFLHEVLPGSADRSYGIQVAKLAGLPPPVIARAKAVLAKLEAQDRGQTARALADDLPLFAVPSRAASEPAPPSEAELLIEAVKVLHPDEMSPREALDALYALRAKLPKN; encoded by the coding sequence ATGACGGTCCAGCAGCCCCTTCCCGTTCCAGCCACCCCATCGGCCGAGCCGGCGCAGACGGCGGACACGCCGGCGCGCGTCACGCCGATGATGGAGCAATACCTCGAGATCAAGGCCGCCCATCCGGGCCTGCTCCTGTTCTATCGCATGGGGGATTTCTACGAGTTGTTCTTCGAGGACGCCGAGAGCGCCTCGAAAGCGCTCGGCATCATGCTGACCAAGCGCGGCAAGCATCAGGGCGCCGACATCCCGATGTGCGGCGTGCCGGTGGAACGCGCCGACGATTACCTGCACCGGCTGATCGAAAAGGGTTTTCGCGTCGCGGTCTGCGAGCAGATGGAGGATCCGGCCGCCGCGCGCGCCCGCGGCAACAAGAGCGTGGTGCGCCGCGACGTGGTGCGGCTGGTCACTCCGGGCACGCTCACCGAGGACACGCTGCTCGATGCGCGGACCAACAACTACCTGCTGGCGGTGGCGCGCGCCCGCGCCTCCGGCGGAGCCGACCGCTTCGGACTTGCCTGGATCGACATCTCGACCTCGGAATTCATGGTCACGGAATGCGCAAGCGGCGAGCTTGCCGCGACGCTGGCGCGCATCAACCCCAACGAGGTGATCGTCACCGACGCGCTCTATTCCGACTCCGAGCTCGGCCCGCTCTGGCGCGAACTCTCCGCCGTGACGCCGCTGACCCGCGACGTGTTCGACAGTTCCACCGCCGAACGGCGGCTGTGCGATTATTTCGCGATCGCGACCACGGACGGGCTTGCGGCGATGTCGCGGCTCGAGGCGACGGCCGCGGCCGCCGCCGTCACCTATATCGACCGCACCCAGGTCGGCAAGCGCCCGCCGCTGTCGCCGCCGTCGCGTGAGGCGGTCGGCACCACCATGGCGATCGATCCGGCGACCCGCGCCAATCTCGAGCTGACGCGCACGCTTGCAGGCGAGCGGCGCGGTTCGCTGCTCGATGCCATCGACTGCACGGTGACGCCGGCGGGCTCACGGCTTCTGGCGCAGCGCCTCGCCGCGCCCTTGACCGATGCCGCGCAGATCGCGCGACGGCTGGATGCGGTTGCGACCTTCGTTTCGGACTCGGCCGCGCGCGAGGACATCCGCTCCATCCTGCGCGGCGCGCCCGACATGTCGCGGGCGCTGGCGCGGCTGTCGGTCGGACGCGGCGGCCCACGCGACCTCGCCGGCATTCGCGACGGCATCCTTGCCGCGGACCAGGCGCTGGCGCGGCTGGCCGAGCTTGACCAGCCGCCGCAGGAAATCGCCGATGTGATCGAGGCGCTGGCGCGGCCATCGCGGGAGCTGGCGGCCGAATTCGCCTCTGCGCTCGCCGAACAACTGCCGCTGATCAAGCGCGACGGCGGCTTCGTGCGCGAAGGCTATGAGCCCGCGCTCGACGAGGCGCGCAATCTGCGCGACGCCTCGCGCCTCGTGGTGGCCGCAATGCAGGCGCGCTATGCCGACGACACCGGCATCAAGGGCCTGAAAATCCGTCACAACAACGTGCTCGGCTATTTCGTCGAGGTCACCGCCCAACACGGCGACAAGCTGATGACGCCGCCCTTGAATGCGACCTTCATCCATCGCCAGACGCTGGCGGGGCAGGTGCGCTTCACCACGTCAGAGCTCGGCGAGACCGAGGCCAAGATCGCCAATGCCGGCGAGCGCGCATTGAACCTGGAGCTTCAAATCTTCGATCGCCTCGCGGCCAAGGCGCTCGCGGCAAGCGACGATTTGCGCGACGCCGCGCATGCCTTCGCGCGGCTCGATGTCGCAACCGCGCTCGCAAAGCTTGCGATCGACGACAATTATGTGCGGCCCGAGGTCGACGCCTCCCTGGGCTTTGCGATCGAAGCCGGCCGCCATCCCGTGGTCGAGCAGGCCTTGAAGCGCGACGGGGCACCCTTCATCGCCAACACCTGCGACCTGTCGCCCGCGCCAGGCCAGCACTCGGGCCAGATCTGGCTCGTGACCGGGCCGAACATGGCGGGCAAATCGACCTTCCTGCGCCAGAACGCGCTGATCGCGCTGATGGCGCAGATCGGCTCCTTCGTGCCGGCGACGCGTGCCCGAATCGGCATCGTCGACCGGCTGTTCTCGCGGGTTGGCGCGGCCGATGATCTCGCCCGCGGCCGTTCCACCTTCATGGTCGAGATGGTCGAGACGGCGGCGATCCTCAATCAGGCGAGCGAGCGGTCGCTCGTGATCCTGGACGAAATCGGGCGCGGCACCGCGACCTTCGACGGGCTCTCGATCGCCTGGGCCGCGATCGAGCATCTGCACGAGACCAACCGCTGCCGCACCCTGTTCGCCACGCATTATCATGAGCTGACCGCGCTCTCGGCAAAGCTGCCGCGCCTATTCAACGCCACTGTGCGGGTGAAGGAATGGCAGGGCGACGTCGTGTTCCTGCACGAGGTGCTGCCCGGCTCGGCCGACCGCTCCTACGGCATTCAGGTCGCCAAGCTCGCGGGCCTGCCGCCGCCGGTGATCGCGCGCGCCAAGGCGGTGCTGGCAAAGCTCGAGGCGCAGGACCGCGGCCAGACGGCGCGCGCGCTTGCCGACGATCTGCCGCTGTTCGCGGTGCCTTCGCGCGCCGCGAGCGAACCCGCGCCGCCGAGCGAGGCCGAGCTCCTGATCGAGGCGGTCAAGGTGCTGCACCCGGACGAGATGTCGCCGCGCGAGGCGCTGGATGCGCTCTATGCGCTGCGGGCGAAGCTGCCGAAGAACTAA